The Cotesia glomerata isolate CgM1 unplaced genomic scaffold, MPM_Cglom_v2.3 scaffold_96, whole genome shotgun sequence region tgataattttatactattatagttaatttttaattaataatcagtCTTAACACTTCAGTCTTAGCActtggtgtttttttttattaaaaaaacacctTTGTGGTTAGCGACACGTCACTCTGGCTGGCTGTGATGCTGATCAGGTACTCGTGAAGTGCGATTGTCTGGTGCAGCCACTTCCAAGTTTGGTCCAGGGTATTGATACGGTATCGGATACCCAAACAATCTCGTGAGTCCTTTTGCATTCCTCTgaatacctttttttttatattaaaaatgtaattttcttttatggaAAAAGgcgcgaaattttttttggttattttttagactatagtaattttattaattaataataagcgACTGACTAAGTTTAGATTGTGAATAACAATACCTTGGATTGAACTCGAGGTATATGAAGCTGATGATCCTCCGAGTGGTGGTAACTCTCTCGGCTCTCGGGGTGATAGGTTATCTCCCAGGGCGCAAAGTACACCAATGTGCGTTGTAACTATGCGCATGGCGGGTTGATACTCTGCGCATGGCCACACGCAGCGCCACCATCTTGGGAGAGCGCCTATTTTATCTTACGAGTTGCTGATTATTTCGTACAATGGGTCagacttttttaatttgttaatagaatttttatttaaaaaatagatatcTTGGAGTATTAAGGTCAatgataagatttttttatggcAACATTGTAGTCTAGATTCTggatgaaattattttgattttttagattagagttttttttttaaagatcttTGGCCtcgtaattatttattatttttttgtgattagaAAATTCTCGGATGATGAATTAGTTTATGCAGTTATTGGGTaaggagaaaattttttggatttgtTACTAATTATTGCAATagaaatttacttttaatattttagttaaaaatttaattttattaaaaattaaaaactatattttttttaattaattattcaaaatttttaataaagtttagatttaatttaaaaatcgaaaattttgaataagaaactagcaaccttgtgaactataaaaaaataaaattttgctttattgaataatgacttttgttaattttaactgtactttcttaaatattgaagttttttaagatataagctcattttgatggtacacttatcaagagctttcatttgagtacccacatgcatttttgatatatttttcatatatacatatatataacatatattttaaaaatataagctcattttgatgttacactcatcaagagctttcatttgagtacccacatgcatatttgatatatttttcatatatacatatatatatatatataatatatataaatatatgaaaaattcatgtgggtactcaaatgaaaggtcttaatgagtgtaacatcgggatgagcttatatctttaaaaatgccaatagttcaaaagatacaaggtaatttcttaattatgttaaattgcactttactttcttaactattgatgtttttaaagatataagctcatcctgacattacactcattaagagctttcatttgagtacccacatgcattttttatatatttttcatatatacatatatataacatatattttaaaaatacaagctcatcctgatgttatactcatcgagagctttcatttgagtacccacatgcattttttatatatttttcatatatacatatatatgatatatataaatatatgaaatatatgaaaaattgatctgggtactcaaatgaaagctcttgatgagtgtgacataaaaatgagcttatatctataaaaatatcataatttaacaaaatacaatataatttcttaattattgacattttttaaaagat contains the following coding sequences:
- the LOC123274936 gene encoding uncharacterized protein LOC123274936, translating into MQKDSRDCLGIRYRINTLDQTWKWLHQTIALHEYLISITASQSDVSLTTKVFF